A section of the Methanobrevibacter thaueri genome encodes:
- a CDS encoding Coenzyme F420 hydrogenase/dehydrogenase, beta subunit C-terminal domain has product MSHVLAKSQNNEILEAGECGGAVTSILKYLLDEELVDGVLALSPQDDVYDAFPVFITASDDLLKTAGSYHCAPTMIGDLVQKYFTGKKVAFTVKPCDMRAVEELITRHKIDKDNIYMIGLNCGGTVSPVSGREMIDLFYEADPDDVVSEEIDKGQFIIELADGSEESVKIHDLEEKGYGRRNNCQRCDVKIPRKANIACGNWGAEDGWTFIEINDEKGQELIDGAKKAGILDTKSPSDAAVEGRSKVENIMIKMAKKNQDANYPLVSEMDEWSRCISCYACRDVCPICWCFENCELNKPYFKDESNIPPVPIAFQGVRLSHMSFSCVDCGQCDDVCPMDIPVSLIFDKLQKKYFARTGYVAGVSDDIKPPLYSPEKTEL; this is encoded by the coding sequence ATGAGTCATGTTTTAGCGAAATCTCAAAATAATGAAATTCTTGAAGCGGGCGAATGTGGAGGGGCTGTAACCAGCATCCTTAAATATTTGCTTGATGAGGAATTGGTTGATGGTGTTTTGGCATTAAGTCCTCAGGATGATGTTTATGACGCTTTTCCAGTTTTCATCACTGCTTCAGATGATTTATTGAAAACTGCAGGGTCTTACCACTGTGCTCCAACAATGATAGGGGACCTTGTTCAAAAATATTTCACCGGTAAAAAGGTTGCTTTCACAGTCAAGCCATGTGACATGAGGGCTGTTGAGGAGCTTATCACAAGGCATAAGATTGATAAGGACAACATTTACATGATTGGTTTGAACTGTGGAGGTACTGTATCACCGGTCAGCGGTAGGGAAATGATTGACCTGTTCTACGAAGCCGACCCTGATGATGTCGTAAGCGAAGAGATTGACAAGGGTCAATTCATCATCGAGCTTGCTGACGGATCAGAAGAATCAGTGAAAATCCATGACCTTGAAGAGAAGGGTTACGGACGCCGTAACAACTGCCAAAGATGTGACGTGAAAATCCCTAGAAAGGCTAATATCGCCTGTGGAAATTGGGGTGCCGAAGACGGTTGGACATTCATAGAAATCAATGATGAAAAGGGCCAGGAACTCATAGATGGTGCTAAAAAAGCAGGAATCCTTGACACCAAATCACCTTCTGATGCGGCTGTTGAGGGAAGGTCAAAGGTTGAAAACATCATGATTAAGATGGCTAAAAAGAATCAGGACGCTAATTATCCATTAGTTAGTGAAATGGACGAGTGGAGCCGTTGCATCAGCTGTTATGCATGTCGCGATGTTTGCCCTATATGTTGGTGCTTTGAAAACTGTGAGTTGAACAAGCCTTACTTCAAGGATGAATCCAACATTCCACCGGTCCCAATCGCTTTTCAGGGTGTCAGATTGTCCCATATGAGTTTCAGCTGTGTGGACTGTGGCCAATGTGATGACGTATGTCCGATGGACATTCCTGTTTCATTAATTTTCGATAAATTGCAGAAGAAATACTTTGCTAGAACTGGTTATGTAGCTGGAGTTTCAGATGACATCAAACCTCCATTATACAGTCCAGAAAAAACAGAATTATGA
- a CDS encoding hydrogenase iron-sulfur subunit, whose product MSDDLKIVGLLCNWCCYGGADTAGTARMQYSPNIRIIRVMCSGRINPSMVFKAFQEGADGVFVGGCHIGDCHYDAGNYKWSRRSKIVEDILEEFGIEKERFRHEWISASEGEKFQRTMEEFHKTLLKLGPLELK is encoded by the coding sequence ATGTCTGATGATTTAAAAATTGTAGGTTTATTATGTAATTGGTGTTGTTATGGTGGTGCGGATACTGCAGGAACTGCTCGTATGCAATATTCACCAAACATCAGAATCATTCGTGTAATGTGCTCTGGAAGAATCAATCCTTCAATGGTTTTCAAAGCATTTCAGGAAGGTGCTGATGGAGTATTTGTAGGCGGATGCCATATTGGTGACTGCCATTATGATGCGGGAAACTACAAATGGTCTAGAAGATCAAAGATTGTTGAGGATATTCTTGAAGAGTTTGGAATTGAAAAGGAAAGGTTCCGTCATGAATGGATTTCAGCGTCTGAAGGTGAGAAATTCCAAAGAACAATGGAAGAATTTCATAAAACTCTCTTAAAATTGGGGCCATTAGAGCTAAAATAG